Genomic window (Sulfurovum sp. NBC37-1):
TGAATGCATAGGCATATCCCGCTTCGGCATATACGACATTGGCGACATTGTTGTAATTGTAGTACCAGAGGCTCAGTGTCAGATCCTTGATGCCTTCATAGACGGCGGAAACATAGGCGATACCGTCCATTTCATTATCGGTTCCCATGGTCTCGTAAATCTTTACGAATTTGGATGCATCCACACCATTCTCCCAGCCCGCCATTCTGTTGATGAATCCGGCTGAGAGCATCAAGTTGTCAATGTCTGTATTGGTGAGGGTATAGGCTTCGAAATAGTTGGGGATCATTCTGATGTCGTCACTGTCGGCATGCGGTGTGTCGAGCAGCTGCCGTCCGAGTTTGATCTCCGTCTTTCCCCATTTTCCGTCGAGGTAGGCTTCGGTCAGCTGAATGAAACTGTTCCCTTCGGCATTGAAAAAATCTGGGTTGATATCATTCCTGTCCTGATTTATCCCGAGATTGAGTACTGTGTAGGCGGAAAGTCCGACCTTTAACCCGTTCCAACGTTTGCTGTCAATATGGTAGTGTCCGCCGAGTGCATAAGCGCTGTTTCTTTCATTGCCATTCTCGTTAAAGGTGATATACCCGGCACGAAGCTGGCCTTTTTCATGTTCCAGCGGATAGTTCTCTCCAAGGACTCCCCTGAGGGTTTTGACCTTGACCGGCTGCTGCGCGCTGCCGTTAATGTCAAAAGTGTCTACAGTCTGGTTGTGCTCTGCATAAATATCAATACTCATTATCATTAAAGAAAGTATGACTAACCCTATCGTTTTCATTGTTGTTTTCCCCTTATTGATCTGTTTTTAGTTTATATTTTTTTGACTTCAATCTTTTCGGCTTCTTCTTTTCGAAGGGCGATTAGCGTAGCGCCAACCTCTATCTCTATGGTCTGTTTGGCGAGGGAACATCCTTTGACAGTGAGTTCCTCCCCGCGCATAACACCAAACGAATTCAAGCGGTCTTTGAGAGGTTTATCAGCATGGATCTTTACGATCTCAGCTTTGTCACCTTTTGTAAGTTCTGTCAGTTTCATATCATCCTCCTGCGATCAGTAATGTGACTCTGTATACCAGGAAACTCAGTATCCATGCACTTGCCGTTGTCATGAAGAAGAGATAGGCCAGATACTTCCATCCGCCCGCCTCTTTGGCAAAGACAGCCGATGCTGCAAAACAGGGCAGGTAAACCATGACAAAGACAATGAAGGCGATGGCGGAAGCAAAAGGTATCTGTGCGCGTATCTGTGCGATGAGGCTGTTGCTCTCCTGATCGACCTGGTCGCCCAGTGAATAGAGGACCCCGAGAGTTGATACGACCACCTCCTTGGCTGCCAGTCCTGCTTCCAGCGCTACGGACATACGCCAGTCCATACCAAGCGGTTCAAAGAACGCTTCACTTGCATGGCCTATCTTTCCAAGGTAGCTTTGCTCAAGAAGTTTTGACTGAAGCTCGTTGTTCAGTTCGGCTTTTTTGGCACTGTTCTGTACCTGTTCTATTTTTGTCTGGTACTGTGTTTCCAGTGTCGGGTCTTTAGGATAGTTGCTTGCAAACCAGACAAGCACTGAAGCTGCAAGAATGAATGTACCCGCTTTATTCAGGTAGCTCTTTGCCTGACCATAGACTGTATGCCAGATGAGTTTTAAAGAGGGCATACGGTATTTCGGCATTTCCATAACAAACGGTTCATCATCTCCTTTGAAAACGAATGTTTTCAGTGCTTTTGCCATGAACAGCCCGAGCATCGCCCCGGAAATATAGATGATGAAAAGAATATTACCGGCATGCTCCTGTCCGAAGAAAGCACCGGCAAAGAGTACATAAATGGGCAGTCGCGCGCCACAGCTCATGAAACCGATGATGAAAAGTGTGATAAGCCTGTCTTTTTCATTTTTCAGCGTTCTTGCCGCCATATAGGCAGGTACGGAACATCCGAACCCTGTTACAAGGGGGATGAAACTTTTGCCGTGCAGTCCGAATTTGTGGAAAAAACCGTCAAGCAGGAAGGCGACACGGCTCATGTACCCTGTAGTTTCCAGCAAAGCGATCCCCAGAAAGAGGATGATGATGTTCGGAAGGAACATAATGACCGCACCTACACCGCCTATGATTCCATCTGCAATGAGTGAAGCCATCTCACCGTTTCCGAGCAGCGTTCTTGCCTGGTCGGCAAGCCATACAAATCCGGCATCTATCCAGTCCATCGGTATGGCACCCAGTTCAAATGTGAGTTGAAACAAGGCCCACATGAAGAAAAGGAAAAGGGGGATACCCAGAATTTTGTTGATGAGCAGATTGTCTATTTTCTGTGTAAGATTCTTTGCCTTCATGGATTTGACGGACATGACCTCCATCTTTGCACCTTTTGCAAAAGCGAAGTGTTCATCGGCAAAGATCTCTTCCAGGTTTTTGGTTCCCGTGTGGAGGTAAATATGCTGAAGTGCTTCCCTGATGATGGGAAGCAGTTCGATCCAGATGGGTTCATCATGCATCTTTTTGTATACATCTTCATCTTCCTGAAGCAGTTTGACGGCTAGATGACGGTAGGGAAGATCGCTTTTGTAGTTTTTTTCTTTCATAAAGGTAACGATACGGTCGATCTCTTCTTCTATGGGGTCGGAGTAGATGACCTTTGAAGTCGTCTCCTCTTTCTCGTAGACTTCCACAATGGCTTTTTTGAGTTCCTCGATACCCTCTTTTG
Coding sequences:
- a CDS encoding OprD family outer membrane porin; protein product: MKTIGLVILSLMIMSIDIYAEHNQTVDTFDINGSAQQPVKVKTLRGVLGENYPLEHEKGQLRAGYITFNENGNERNSAYALGGHYHIDSKRWNGLKVGLSAYTVLNLGINQDRNDINPDFFNAEGNSFIQLTEAYLDGKWGKTEIKLGRQLLDTPHADSDDIRMIPNYFEAYTLTNTDIDNLMLSAGFINRMAGWENGVDASKFVKIYETMGTDNEMDGIAYVSAVYEGIKDLTLSLWYYNYNNVANVVYAEAGYAYAFTENRSLTFGLQYDGSRQTGSALLGEQDANTYGVSMEFAAEDIGLHILTAYNLDNGNTGATGLSLGGGPFFTSMEDQTFDAIGSAGKAWMIGAGYHFDAIGIDGLVAAIAYGHFEADKDSLYESEETDIVIEYSWNEKLTLTAAFASVSFDAGVDENNDPLNDFDQFRLVANYNF
- a CDS encoding FeoA family protein is translated as MKLTELTKGDKAEIVKIHADKPLKDRLNSFGVMRGEELTVKGCSLAKQTIEIEVGATLIALRKEEAEKIEVKKI
- the feoB gene encoding ferrous iron transport protein B, coding for MKQIVVALAGQPNVGKSSLINAISNAKLKVGNFSGVTVDKTEVVFKMCHEQSCEDYEVHIIDLPGAYSLTEYTIEEKVTKSFLQSDEYDIIVNVVDSTNLQRNLLFTTQLLETGKKVVVALNMSDEAEKEGIEIDEKQLSAILGVPCIKTSANTKEGIEELKKAIVEVYEKEETTSKVIYSDPIEEEIDRIVTFMKEKNYKSDLPYRHLAVKLLQEDEDVYKKMHDEPIWIELLPIIREALQHIYLHTGTKNLEEIFADEHFAFAKGAKMEVMSVKSMKAKNLTQKIDNLLINKILGIPLFLFFMWALFQLTFELGAIPMDWIDAGFVWLADQARTLLGNGEMASLIADGIIGGVGAVIMFLPNIIILFLGIALLETTGYMSRVAFLLDGFFHKFGLHGKSFIPLVTGFGCSVPAYMAARTLKNEKDRLITLFIIGFMSCGARLPIYVLFAGAFFGQEHAGNILFIIYISGAMLGLFMAKALKTFVFKGDDEPFVMEMPKYRMPSLKLIWHTVYGQAKSYLNKAGTFILAASVLVWFASNYPKDPTLETQYQTKIEQVQNSAKKAELNNELQSKLLEQSYLGKIGHASEAFFEPLGMDWRMSVALEAGLAAKEVVVSTLGVLYSLGDQVDQESNSLIAQIRAQIPFASAIAFIVFVMVYLPCFAASAVFAKEAGGWKYLAYLFFMTTASAWILSFLVYRVTLLIAGG